In Aciduliprofundum sp. MAR08-339, a single window of DNA contains:
- the cas4 gene encoding CRISPR-associated protein Cas4, protein MKEMHITGVKVAYYYICHTKLWLFSHDIGMERENELVSLGKLLHEKSYREHREVQIGDIAIDFIRRGEKIEVHEIKKTKKMERAHRMQILYYLYYLKKRGIEAIGVIDYPRARRREHVELGPEDEEEIERALEDIKRIVSGPMPKPKRRGICRKCAYYEFCFGGENEE, encoded by the coding sequence ATGAAAGAGATGCACATCACAGGGGTTAAGGTTGCGTATTATTACATCTGCCATACCAAGCTCTGGTTATTCTCGCATGACATAGGTATGGAGAGGGAGAATGAACTGGTATCCTTGGGCAAGTTGCTGCACGAGAAATCATACAGGGAGCACAGGGAGGTGCAGATTGGAGATATAGCCATAGATTTCATAAGAAGGGGCGAGAAAATAGAGGTGCACGAGATAAAGAAGACAAAGAAGATGGAGAGGGCGCACAGGATGCAGATTCTCTATTATCTTTACTATCTCAAAAAGAGAGGAATCGAAGCCATCGGTGTGATTGATTATCCCAGGGCGAGAAGGAGGGAGCATGTTGAACTTGGCCCGGAGGATGAGGAGGAGATTGAAAGGGCTCTTGAGGATATTAAAAGAATAGTGAGTGGTCCTATGCCCAAACCCAAGAGGAGGGGCATATGCAGGAAATGCGCGTATTATGAATTCTGTTTTGGTGGTGAGAATGAGGAATAG
- the cas3 gene encoding CRISPR-associated helicase Cas3', whose protein sequence is MNIRLDVPERKISHISNDGKQKVLSKHIQEIMEVSSEILGKHLGDCEECQRIINILAAMHDVGKLNPEWNIYNKRNPPHSILSAYFYLESGDYDPLIFYLIWRHHGSLKAPQYSPGWIKTNFLRYLKHPDININKSMVVKIYRLVKDDLHRSTRDYYKNVLYSDLFGIFKTADILSAKFQVDLKVLKENLNFDEAIVKARFKEYVKSKGIKFNESKWKCWDNMAENSNILLLAPTGWGKTFASIRIALAHKPSHIIYILPTITAIRKMRESLKQLFEDIDIEENYFFADTEMISKESNNIDETLFTELFVAKSFMAPITITTLDQMLMSFLNVGKYHLKRYHFRNSFLIFDEYHLYPLSGLILLLKILTNFNNKFGYNMKFIFMSATEDVLYTSIIKKHISNIKEYRFLSEYKKLKRYNYKLLNVDILDEKIVKLIEEHFERRKILVIVNCVNKAIKMYLRLRSLPTNVILLHSRFTYEDRRKKENTLESLSKSDKPMILISTQVAEVSLDMSFDYLFTEIAPLTSLIQRFGRVNRYGVYTDNLNVFLATNTEDSCSPYGWDQKEIEKKIKLLKELSKIGIKNEYDLLDHILREQINEEEGLISQINLYFKKWEENTRYIYTVDLWDEDINKILKIRDTHTTLVIPRCLEKVALDILSSDNKIKNTLIKNLLVPVPLRWIGEERDKIHNLETTRIPVFESKKYLYSPTLGYYNSEKISSPSDVETCEDYVFLY, encoded by the coding sequence ATGAATATTAGATTGGATGTGCCAGAGAGAAAGATAAGTCATATATCCAATGATGGTAAACAAAAAGTTCTTTCAAAACACATTCAAGAAATAATGGAGGTATCCTCAGAGATTTTGGGAAAACATTTGGGAGATTGTGAAGAGTGTCAAAGAATAATAAATATTTTAGCTGCAATGCATGATGTTGGTAAATTAAACCCAGAGTGGAATATATATAATAAAAGAAATCCTCCACATTCCATATTGTCAGCATATTTTTATTTGGAGAGTGGAGATTATGATCCTCTTATTTTTTACTTGATATGGAGACATCATGGATCTTTAAAAGCACCTCAATATTCTCCTGGGTGGATAAAAACAAATTTTTTGAGATATCTAAAACATCCGGATATAAATATTAACAAGAGCATGGTTGTAAAGATATATAGATTAGTAAAGGACGATCTTCATAGGAGTACAAGAGATTATTACAAAAATGTTCTATATTCGGATTTATTTGGAATTTTTAAAACAGCCGACATTTTATCAGCCAAATTTCAAGTTGATTTAAAGGTCCTAAAAGAAAATTTAAATTTTGATGAGGCGATTGTAAAAGCGAGATTCAAAGAATATGTTAAGTCTAAGGGGATAAAATTCAATGAATCAAAATGGAAATGTTGGGATAATATGGCAGAAAATTCTAACATTTTACTTTTGGCGCCCACTGGATGGGGTAAAACATTTGCGTCCATAAGAATTGCGCTCGCACACAAACCATCCCATATCATATACATCCTGCCAACAATTACTGCAATAAGAAAAATGAGAGAATCTTTAAAACAGTTGTTTGAGGATATTGACATCGAGGAAAACTACTTCTTTGCAGATACAGAAATGATAAGTAAAGAATCAAATAATATAGATGAAACACTATTTACTGAACTTTTTGTGGCCAAATCTTTTATGGCCCCTATCACCATTACTACCCTAGATCAGATGCTGATGAGCTTTTTAAATGTAGGCAAATACCATTTAAAGAGATATCATTTTAGAAACTCATTTCTAATATTTGACGAGTATCATTTATATCCCCTATCTGGATTGATTCTTTTACTGAAAATTCTTACTAACTTTAACAATAAATTTGGATACAATATGAAATTTATTTTCATGTCTGCTACGGAAGATGTTTTATATACATCTATTATTAAAAAGCATATTTCCAACATAAAAGAATATCGTTTTCTTAGCGAATACAAGAAATTGAAAAGGTATAATTATAAACTTCTTAATGTAGATATTCTTGATGAGAAGATTGTCAAACTAATAGAGGAACACTTTGAAAGACGAAAAATTTTAGTTATTGTAAACTGCGTTAATAAAGCAATAAAAATGTATTTGCGTTTAAGATCATTACCAACCAACGTTATTCTTCTTCATTCACGTTTTACTTATGAGGATCGTAGAAAAAAAGAAAATACTCTGGAATCTCTGAGCAAAAGCGATAAGCCAATGATATTAATTTCTACACAAGTAGCAGAAGTTAGCTTAGATATGTCCTTTGATTATCTGTTTACAGAAATTGCACCTCTCACATCTTTAATTCAGAGATTTGGAAGAGTTAATAGATATGGTGTCTATACTGATAATTTAAATGTATTTCTTGCGACAAATACCGAAGATTCTTGTTCTCCTTATGGGTGGGATCAAAAAGAAATAGAGAAAAAAATTAAACTTTTAAAGGAGTTGTCTAAGATAGGAATAAAAAATGAGTATGACCTTTTAGATCATATTTTAAGAGAACAAATCAATGAAGAAGAGGGACTAATATCACAAATAAATTTATATTTCAAGAAATGGGAAGAAAATACCAGATACATCTACACGGTAGATCTCTGGGATGAAGATATAAATAAAATTCTTAAAATTAGAGATACACATACAACATTAGTTATTCCAAGATGCTTGGAAAAAGTGGCTTTAGATATACTCTCCTCAGACAATAAGATTAAAAACACTTTAATAAAAAATCTTTTGGTTCCCGTTCCACTTAGGTGGATAGGGGAAGAAAGAGATAAAATTCATAACTTAGAGACAACACGCATACCTGTATTTGAAAGTAAAAAATATTTGTATTCTCCAACATTAGGATATTATAACTCTGAAAAAATATCATCGCCCTCAGACGTGGAGACATGTGAAGATTATGTTTTTCTGTATTAA
- the cas5 gene encoding CRISPR-associated protein Cas5, which yields MEERGLTAIVEFDVAHFRVHITMKGRTTYLLPLPTTIIGFFYSILGKSREEFIEERENFLAGAKILDFKGISRENAQLLKLKPNKESKTAEEIMILLKPKYKFALWGERKIIEKIYERMLSYDFHFVPYGGISDFIFWDVKDPEIHNKYLLEREVESSYAPLEILSSPELDAHGILYSLPYLSYGEIKKVVMSYKIPLNLSREVPTLEGVPMYKPPLEVVIK from the coding sequence ATGGAAGAAAGGGGATTAACTGCTATAGTAGAGTTTGATGTAGCCCATTTCCGAGTACATATCACAATGAAGGGGAGAACTACCTATTTACTTCCCTTACCCACAACTATTATTGGCTTTTTCTATTCTATATTGGGAAAATCAAGAGAAGAGTTCATAGAGGAGAGAGAGAACTTTCTTGCAGGTGCAAAAATTTTGGATTTCAAGGGGATATCTAGAGAAAATGCACAACTTCTAAAATTGAAACCAAATAAAGAATCAAAAACTGCCGAGGAAATTATGATTTTATTAAAACCAAAATATAAATTCGCTTTGTGGGGTGAAAGGAAAATTATAGAGAAGATCTATGAACGAATGCTTTCCTATGATTTTCATTTTGTACCTTATGGAGGAATCAGTGATTTTATATTTTGGGACGTTAAGGATCCTGAAATCCACAATAAATATTTATTAGAGCGAGAGGTGGAAAGTTCATATGCACCACTTGAAATACTTTCTTCTCCAGAGTTAGATGCGCATGGTATATTGTATTCTCTCCCATATCTATCCTATGGGGAAATTAAAAAAGTAGTTATGTCATATAAAATTCCATTAAATTTATCAAGAGAGGTGCCTACTTTAGAAGGTGTGCCAATGTATAAACCTCCATTGGAGGTAGTTATCAAATGA
- the cas7i gene encoding type I-B CRISPR-associated protein Cas7/Cst2/DevR, producing the protein MRKITIGILSRVSGNVNANEVDGDRIRIKKMVSTSGEVYPFVSARAIKRGIREKLSEYGFEVDPFRSGEGNKLADSGDPIKYVDNDLFGYLYIKGNKQIPRVAPISMSPLIAVEHTPIKTDFGGRFPKTPGESNPTPFEIEVADFVGLLKVVITERSGIFISSEKTDKERSWKEYYKEGLLEQIEEDTFKLPDDERIYRVKAFLKILLKEGWAYPRRTNNLAMAEHNSVIIYAGSKLYPVWKLIDKENYTFKVPEFSDDTKKLLKVYNYPEEEISEEDIETLATWLVSGTWKKGD; encoded by the coding sequence ATGAGAAAAATAACCATAGGCATCCTGAGTAGAGTCTCGGGAAATGTGAACGCAAATGAAGTGGACGGTGACAGAATAAGAATAAAAAAAATGGTGTCAACAAGTGGTGAGGTCTATCCATTTGTCTCAGCAAGGGCGATAAAGAGGGGAATTAGGGAGAAATTATCAGAATATGGGTTTGAGGTGGATCCATTCAGAAGTGGCGAAGGCAACAAATTGGCAGATTCAGGGGATCCGATAAAATATGTAGATAACGATCTATTTGGATATCTTTATATAAAAGGAAATAAGCAGATCCCTCGAGTAGCACCTATTTCTATGTCTCCATTGATAGCTGTGGAACACACACCTATTAAAACCGATTTTGGCGGGAGATTTCCAAAAACGCCAGGTGAAAGTAATCCTACACCATTTGAGATTGAGGTCGCAGATTTCGTAGGGTTATTGAAAGTAGTAATTACTGAGAGAAGCGGAATTTTTATTTCCTCTGAAAAAACAGACAAAGAGAGAAGTTGGAAAGAGTATTACAAGGAAGGTTTATTAGAGCAGATAGAAGAAGATACATTCAAACTACCTGATGACGAAAGAATATACAGAGTAAAGGCATTTTTGAAAATTCTTCTAAAAGAGGGGTGGGCATATCCGAGGAGGACAAATAATTTAGCAATGGCAGAACACAACTCCGTGATAATATATGCAGGATCTAAGTTATATCCCGTTTGGAAACTGATAGATAAAGAGAATTACACTTTCAAAGTCCCAGAGTTCAGCGATGATACCAAAAAACTGTTGAAAGTGTATAATTATCCAGAGGAGGAGATATCTGAAGAAGACATTGAGACATTAGCAACTTGGTTGGTGAGTGGAACATGGAAGAAAGGGGATTAA
- the cas6 gene encoding CRISPR-associated endoribonuclease Cas6 codes for MLCENDYILSKPFIPVRIRIEFGEMADKIIPIDYHYYLFSAVYSWMRMGNEELATRYHYSKDLKPFTFSEIKVGARQIDNLLQIKESLGSLIFSSCFNDVVEAVVKGALMEGELKIKDVSFPITSIEVLEEPEFSKKMVFKTISPIVVSKPVRDKNGRYRHWFLYPNEVEWYVYLEKNIKRRLMLFDGEEYYGSMKIRVLESKKPKRYKIAGGYVRGSKVVFEISAPTKLIKIGYQSGFGERTGQGFGCVEIVKKPSRILRAKD; via the coding sequence ATGCTCTGTGAAAACGATTATATACTCTCAAAACCCTTCATACCTGTGCGTATCAGGATAGAGTTTGGAGAGATGGCCGATAAGATCATTCCCATAGACTACCATTACTACCTATTCTCCGCCGTCTACTCTTGGATGCGAATGGGCAACGAGGAACTTGCAACAAGGTACCATTATTCAAAGGATCTCAAACCCTTTACATTCTCTGAGATCAAGGTTGGAGCTAGACAGATTGATAATTTGCTTCAAATTAAAGAATCATTGGGCTCTCTCATATTCTCTTCATGCTTCAACGATGTTGTTGAGGCAGTGGTTAAAGGAGCCCTTATGGAGGGTGAGTTAAAAATAAAGGACGTATCCTTTCCAATAACATCCATAGAGGTTCTTGAGGAGCCTGAATTTTCCAAGAAAATGGTGTTCAAAACAATATCACCCATTGTGGTTTCCAAGCCTGTGAGGGATAAAAATGGCAGGTATAGACACTGGTTTCTGTATCCCAACGAGGTTGAGTGGTATGTCTATCTGGAAAAAAATATCAAACGAAGACTTATGCTGTTTGATGGGGAGGAGTATTATGGTTCGATGAAAATAAGGGTTCTGGAGTCAAAGAAACCAAAGAGGTATAAGATTGCCGGTGGCTACGTGCGAGGTTCAAAGGTCGTATTTGAGATCTCTGCTCCCACAAAATTGATAAAAATAGGGTATCAATCCGGATTCGGCGAGCGTACAGGCCAGGGATTTGGATGTGTTGAGATCGTTAAAAAACCCTCAAGAATATTACGTGCAAAAGATTAA
- a CDS encoding metallophosphoesterase, producing the protein MRILILSDIHGNLDALKTILDSERYDAVWFLGDLTDYGPEPHMVLDTLRDLRPEVWVMGNHDYANAHGVDCGCGEKTHDLSVYTRENITQKLLTKEDLEFLKSIPLYREIRMDARDFYFVHGCPADPLYGYMFDFMPECMRNEIGGMIHTDILLFGHTHFPVRGIKENVEYFNPGSVGQPRDGDPRASYGIYDGEFHLRRIKYPVDRVVRKLENLVERRDYLERLKSILLKGKV; encoded by the coding sequence ATGCGAATCCTAATACTCAGCGACATACACGGAAATCTGGATGCCCTCAAAACGATTCTGGATAGTGAGAGATACGACGCAGTCTGGTTTCTGGGAGATCTCACGGACTACGGTCCAGAGCCGCATATGGTGCTTGACACGCTCAGGGATCTCAGACCCGAGGTATGGGTGATGGGCAACCACGACTATGCCAATGCCCACGGCGTTGATTGTGGCTGCGGCGAGAAAACCCATGATCTGAGCGTTTACACAAGGGAGAATATCACCCAAAAACTGCTCACCAAGGAGGATCTGGAGTTTCTGAAAAGCATTCCTCTGTACCGGGAGATCAGGATGGATGCACGGGATTTTTATTTTGTACACGGATGCCCGGCTGATCCTTTGTACGGGTATATGTTCGATTTCATGCCCGAATGCATGCGCAACGAGATTGGGGGCATGATCCATACGGACATTCTTCTCTTTGGCCACACACACTTCCCTGTTAGGGGAATAAAAGAGAACGTGGAGTATTTCAATCCCGGATCGGTGGGACAGCCCAGGGATGGTGATCCCCGGGCCTCCTACGGCATATACGATGGCGAGTTTCATTTGAGAAGAATAAAGTATCCTGTGGATCGCGTTGTTAGAAAACTTGAAAATCTGGTGGAGAGAAGGGATTACTTGGAGAGACTTAAGAGCATTCTGCTCAAAGGTAAGGTATAG
- a CDS encoding HAD-IIA family hydrolase, whose translation MQFIIDMDGVLYRGNKKIEGADRFIQFLQENNIPFILATNNSTKTRKMFSEKLEKMGMHVEPERIITSSYVTAEILRGERKKSRAFVIGGAGIYDELERIGWKIVEMKEWREAEYVIVGMDLELTYEKLKYGCLAINNGARFVATNDDKNFPSEEGLIPGAGSMVAALETATGKKAKVMGKPNDPYVRIIKKVLPSGDYYVVGDRVETDMLLAEKLGAKKILVLSGVSREGRADMVVESVAELPDILSGYLS comes from the coding sequence ATGCAATTCATCATTGATATGGACGGTGTGCTTTACAGGGGTAACAAAAAAATTGAGGGTGCAGACAGGTTTATCCAGTTTCTGCAGGAGAACAACATTCCATTCATTCTTGCCACCAATAATTCCACGAAAACGAGAAAAATGTTCTCGGAAAAACTTGAAAAAATGGGAATGCATGTTGAACCGGAGAGGATAATAACATCCTCATACGTAACCGCCGAGATTCTGAGAGGAGAGAGGAAAAAATCCAGGGCATTCGTAATAGGTGGCGCCGGGATATACGACGAACTTGAGAGAATTGGCTGGAAAATCGTGGAGATGAAGGAATGGAGAGAGGCGGAGTACGTGATAGTGGGTATGGATCTTGAATTGACCTATGAGAAATTAAAATACGGATGTCTAGCAATAAACAACGGTGCAAGGTTTGTAGCAACCAATGATGATAAAAATTTTCCATCGGAGGAAGGCCTGATTCCGGGGGCGGGAAGCATGGTTGCTGCCCTTGAGACGGCCACAGGCAAAAAAGCCAAGGTGATGGGCAAGCCCAACGATCCCTACGTGAGGATAATAAAGAAGGTACTCCCAAGTGGAGATTACTATGTGGTTGGCGATAGGGTAGAGACGGACATGCTTCTCGCCGAAAAATTAGGTGCAAAGAAAATTCTCGTGCTCAGTGGAGTGAGCAGGGAAGGCAGGGCGGATATGGTGGTAGAGAGCGTTGCTGAGTTACCAGATATCCTCAGCGGGTATCTCTCCTGA
- a CDS encoding fumarylacetoacetate hydrolase family protein — translation MLKLPFMDGEYRVKPSKILCLGRNYVKHAREMKSEVPKEPVIFLKPPSSLVGPDSIILLPPPSKTVHHEVELAVVIGKGGKNIGVKDATSHVLGYTILLDITARDLQAEAKKKGLPWSVAKGFDTFAPIGPRIVPAESIDPHHLEIGLKVNGEIRQKGSTEDMIFKVPEVISYISKIMTLEPGDIIATGTPEGVGEIKDGDVIEAWIEGIGVLRERVRRDTR, via the coding sequence ATGCTGAAATTACCCTTTATGGATGGAGAGTACCGAGTTAAGCCATCAAAGATTTTATGCCTTGGCAGGAATTATGTTAAGCATGCGAGGGAGATGAAGAGTGAGGTGCCAAAGGAGCCCGTTATATTTTTGAAACCACCATCCTCGCTTGTCGGCCCAGATTCTATCATTCTTCTGCCCCCTCCGAGCAAAACGGTTCACCACGAGGTCGAACTTGCTGTGGTTATTGGTAAAGGAGGTAAAAACATAGGGGTAAAAGACGCCACCTCTCATGTGCTCGGTTACACAATCTTGCTTGACATAACTGCAAGAGATCTGCAGGCAGAGGCAAAGAAAAAAGGGCTACCTTGGAGCGTTGCCAAGGGATTTGATACATTTGCCCCCATCGGACCCAGGATAGTTCCCGCGGAGTCAATCGATCCACATCACCTTGAAATCGGCCTTAAGGTGAACGGAGAGATCCGGCAGAAGGGAAGCACTGAGGATATGATATTCAAGGTGCCAGAGGTCATTTCTTACATCTCCAAAATAATGACCCTTGAGCCCGGGGATATAATTGCCACAGGCACTCCCGAGGGTGTGGGTGAGATAAAGGATGGGGATGTGATTGAGGCGTGGATTGAGGGAATTGGCGTGCTCAGGGAGAGGGTCAGGAGAGATACCCGCTGA
- a CDS encoding DUF373 family protein, giving the protein MTTLILCVDRDDDLGRKAGVKGPVIGRNKNLHAATALALADPEDSDANSIFAAVSLYDRLKKEGKDVEVATLTGHEDVGLKSDEIIAKQLDKVLKKVKPENAIFVSDGSEDEYIIPLITSKVPITHMRKVIVRQSKNIESTYYFIVKAMKDKKIAKKILVPVALIFLAYAVAAILIAFIRAIFPGWNLMSPGTLALTVITLTLGLYFLDRVYSIRKKTKQIIAHIRASMAQAKITIVADTLAILVFLVGLDFGYNDAVNGKDFIVQIILFLHTFIVWFVFSVLIREGGKTFDIWVHKGTYTKSFWIALLSTIAMGVIIYSALDYLLIILKAKSESSIVPITVMAVSGVILAITAAFLQRQLKEEGLIEEEEKKQDKEKEEDVLEELEEVVQGD; this is encoded by the coding sequence GTGACCACCCTCATTTTATGTGTGGACAGGGACGATGACCTTGGGCGCAAGGCAGGGGTGAAGGGGCCGGTTATTGGAAGAAATAAGAATTTGCATGCGGCCACTGCTCTGGCCCTTGCAGACCCGGAGGATTCTGATGCAAATTCAATTTTTGCCGCCGTTTCCCTTTACGATAGGCTCAAGAAGGAGGGAAAGGATGTTGAGGTTGCAACTCTCACGGGGCATGAGGATGTGGGCCTTAAAAGTGATGAAATCATAGCAAAACAACTTGATAAGGTACTCAAGAAGGTCAAGCCCGAAAACGCCATATTTGTGAGCGATGGAAGTGAGGACGAGTACATAATTCCCCTCATAACATCAAAGGTACCCATTACGCACATGAGGAAGGTCATAGTAAGGCAATCAAAGAACATAGAAAGCACCTACTATTTCATAGTTAAGGCCATGAAAGATAAGAAGATTGCCAAGAAGATTCTAGTTCCCGTGGCCCTTATTTTTCTGGCGTATGCCGTGGCAGCAATTCTTATAGCATTCATAAGAGCCATATTTCCAGGATGGAACCTCATGAGCCCGGGCACCCTGGCACTCACGGTGATAACTCTAACCCTCGGGCTTTACTTCCTAGACAGAGTTTACAGCATAAGGAAGAAAACCAAACAAATCATAGCACATATTCGTGCCTCAATGGCCCAGGCAAAGATAACAATTGTCGCAGATACTCTGGCAATTCTGGTGTTCCTTGTGGGTCTCGATTTCGGCTACAACGATGCCGTAAATGGAAAGGATTTCATAGTCCAGATAATACTTTTCCTGCACACATTCATAGTTTGGTTTGTGTTCTCGGTTTTAATAAGGGAGGGGGGCAAGACATTCGATATATGGGTACACAAAGGCACATACACAAAATCGTTCTGGATCGCCTTGCTCTCCACCATAGCAATGGGCGTGATCATATACTCAGCCCTTGATTATCTTCTAATCATTCTGAAGGCAAAGAGCGAATCATCCATTGTACCCATAACCGTTATGGCCGTGAGTGGAGTCATTCTAGCAATAACAGCAGCGTTCCTTCAAAGGCAGTTGAAGGAAGAGGGTTTAATTGAAGAAGAAGAAAAAAAGCAGGATAAGGAGAAAGAGGAAGATGTACTGGAGGAACTGGAGGAGGTTGTACAGGGAGATTGA
- a CDS encoding 6-hydroxymethylpterin diphosphokinase MptE-like protein produces the protein MKKKKKSRIRRKRKMYWRNWRRLYREIEVDFNFSYEKEIRARNTLSKILGDRHLEENEIKNILGDEVYITGFSPSLEREIELIPDGACIIAADDSASVLHEFGIEPGIVITDLDGDVSKLLELRNSVFGIHAHGDNMHLLNYADFFQKRFGTTQIEPIANVYNFGGFTDGDRAVFLAWHFGAKIHLVGFDFEHPRIKEGKNIVMKRKKLRWARYLIDYASNSGATIIWESLNSK, from the coding sequence TTGAAGAAGAAGAAAAAAAGCAGGATAAGGAGAAAGAGGAAGATGTACTGGAGGAACTGGAGGAGGTTGTACAGGGAGATTGAAGTAGATTTTAATTTTTCTTACGAAAAAGAAATTCGAGCAAGGAACACGCTATCTAAAATTCTTGGAGATAGGCATCTTGAGGAGAACGAAATAAAAAATATTTTGGGCGATGAGGTTTACATCACGGGATTCTCCCCCTCTTTAGAAAGAGAGATTGAACTTATACCCGATGGAGCATGCATAATAGCTGCAGATGATTCTGCATCTGTGCTTCATGAATTTGGCATCGAACCAGGGATCGTGATCACGGATCTGGACGGAGATGTTTCAAAATTACTGGAACTAAGAAACTCGGTGTTTGGAATCCATGCCCATGGGGACAATATGCACCTTCTGAACTACGCTGACTTCTTTCAGAAAAGATTTGGTACCACCCAGATTGAGCCCATTGCAAATGTGTACAATTTTGGGGGATTCACAGATGGGGATAGGGCAGTATTTCTAGCCTGGCATTTTGGAGCAAAAATTCACCTTGTTGGGTTTGATTTTGAGCATCCGCGGATAAAGGAGGGAAAGAACATAGTTATGAAGAGAAAAAAACTCAGATGGGCGAGGTATCTAATTGATTACGCTTCAAATTCAGGGGCGACAATAATCTGGGAAAGTTTAAATTCAAAATGA
- a CDS encoding DUF504 domain-containing protein, translated as MVRKTLNEYKWRRDRDFNLIEVHYIDRLSSRGYSILHGSDIVDMGDKFIFTKNGMIPYHRVIRILYDGQIIFERFHGNRNKYSKKP; from the coding sequence ATGGTGAGAAAAACGTTGAACGAATATAAGTGGCGTAGAGACCGGGATTTCAACCTCATAGAGGTGCATTACATTGACAGGCTGAGTTCCAGAGGATACTCCATCCTGCACGGTAGCGATATCGTGGATATGGGTGATAAATTTATATTTACCAAAAACGGAATGATACCCTACCACAGGGTAATAAGAATCCTCTACGATGGACAGATCATCTTTGAGAGATTTCACGGGAATCGTAATAAATATAGTAAAAAACCATAG
- a CDS encoding DUF2085 domain-containing protein, producing METFTIDLRKNERVNWLLFIPAILLLIWAILLFLSPALMPPNSIYLGNNGKVSVMDNAPYINSHIHNPLFRAVYIAGDFMCHQHADRSFFINGNQMPFCARCTGIFLGLAFGAFIGSIFRVRVGLGLYILIILPMGIDGVLQLLTPYESTNLIRIITGMLVGTFTSMVFYYIYYDSREISQR from the coding sequence TTGGAAACCTTCACCATTGATCTCAGGAAAAATGAGAGGGTAAACTGGCTGCTTTTCATACCGGCAATCTTGTTGCTAATATGGGCAATTCTTCTATTTTTATCTCCCGCACTTATGCCCCCAAATTCCATCTATCTTGGAAATAATGGAAAGGTAAGCGTAATGGATAACGCGCCCTATATAAATTCTCATATCCATAATCCATTGTTTCGGGCGGTTTACATTGCAGGCGACTTCATGTGCCATCAGCATGCCGATCGCTCATTCTTCATAAACGGGAATCAGATGCCCTTCTGTGCAAGATGCACCGGAATATTTTTGGGTCTGGCATTTGGGGCATTTATTGGGAGCATTTTTAGGGTCAGAGTTGGACTTGGACTGTACATATTGATCATACTTCCCATGGGTATTGATGGTGTTTTACAGCTTCTCACACCCTATGAGAGTACAAATTTAATAAGAATCATAACAGGCATGCTTGTGGGTACCTTCACATCTATGGTTTTTTACTATATTTATTACGATTCCCGTGAAATCTCTCAAAGATGA